From one Nycticebus coucang isolate mNycCou1 chromosome 14, mNycCou1.pri, whole genome shotgun sequence genomic stretch:
- the ALKBH3 gene encoding alpha-ketoglutarate-dependent dioxygenase alkB homolog 3: protein MEEKRRGARVQGAWAAPAKKQAFAQPATTAKSHFHQMPGQTWRNKDHLSDREFVFKEPQQVVRRVPEPRVIDREGVYEISLSPTGVSRVCLYPGFVDSKEADWILEQLCQDVPWKQRTGIREDITYLQPRLTAWYGELPYTYSRITMEPNPHWHPVLSMLKNRIEENTGHTFNSLLCNLYRNEKDSVDWHSDDEPSLGRCPIIASLSFGATRTFEMRKKPPPEENGDYTYVERVKIPLDHGALLIMEGATQADWQHRVPKEYHSRESRVNLTFRTVYPDPRGAPP, encoded by the exons atggaagaaaaaagacGAGGAGCCCGAGTGCAGGGAGCCTGGGCTGCCCCTGCTAAGAAACAGGCATTTGCTCAGCCAG CTACCACTGCTAAGAGCCATTTCCATCAGATGCCTGGTCAGACGTGGAGGAACAAGGACCATCTGTCTGACAGAGAATTTGTGTTCAAAGAACCCCAGCAG GTAGTACGGAGAGTCCCAGAGCCACGAGTGATTGA cAGAGAGGGTGTGTATGAAATCAGCTTGTCACCTACAGGTGTATCTAG GGTGTGTTTGTATCCTGGCTTTGTTGACTCAAAAGAAGCTGACTGGATATTGGAACAGCTTTGTCAAGATGTTCCCTGGAAACAGAGGACTGGCATCAGAGAGG atATAACTTATCTGCAACCAAGACTTACAGCCTGGTATGGAGAACTTCCTTATACTTATTCAAGAATCACTATGGAACCAAATCCTCAC TGGCATCCTGTGCTGAGCATGCTAAAGAACCGCATTGAAGAGAATACTGGCCACACCTTCAACTCCTTACTTTGCAATCTTTACCGAAACGAGAAGGACAGTGTGGACTGGCACAGCGACGATGAACCCTCACTGGGGAGGTGCCCCATCATTGCTTCACTCAGTTTCGGTGCCACACGCACTTTTGAGATGAGGAAGAAGCCACCGCCA GAAGAGAATGGCGACTATACATATGTGGAAAGAGTGAAGATACCCTTGGATCACGGGGCCTTGTTAATCATGGAAGGAGCTACACAAGCGGACTGGCAG CATCGAGTGCCCAAAGAATACCACTCCAGAGAATCAAGAGTAAATCTGACCTTTCGGACAGTTTATCCAGACCCTAGAGGGGCACCCCCGTGA